The Coffea eugenioides isolate CCC68of chromosome 8, Ceug_1.0, whole genome shotgun sequence genome has a segment encoding these proteins:
- the LOC113780816 gene encoding serine/threonine-protein phosphatase 6 regulatory ankyrin repeat subunit A-like, with protein sequence MDRRLCDAALEGDVTALCQLLQEDPLALAKAALKCEDKNPLHIAAILGHVDFVKAILQVDFAYIMCLARDQDGRNPLHLAAVYGRLEVLQELLYAGSQVNSAHSMCLARDRDGRNPLHLAAMYDRLEVLQALLDAGSQANSAHPMCLARDRDGRNPLHLAAMYGRVAVLQVLIRVGFQAALEKTDGGGTILHLCIIYNQLEALKMLVDILKHPEFENTKNEDGMTILHLAMYYKQHETVKYILQKSGVDNVKSELARLGHTTGAKTSNFSTGLQHLITESRSWIQVACSIIATMAFQAAMSPPGGVWQDDLTVDSHGTPVPNPHRAGEAIMAYTHPRRYELFVFTSQISFWAALSTIIITICDFTGSLARLLLSLLLYIAIVTLTTTHYISIISVYPKCLTQKRSQRTALAGLVLLYGSVCLLGGMLVIAVVWRKLKRKDPVQLNHLGEPRDSAAAHV encoded by the exons ATGGACAGAAGGCTTTGTGATGCAGCATTGGAAGGAGATGTTACCGCTCTTTGTCAGTTGCTTCAAGAAGATCCACTTGCTCTTGCTAAAGCTGCTTTGAAGTGCGAGGATAAGAATCCTCTTCACATAGCAGCAATATTGGGCCATGTAGATTTTGTAAAAGCAATCTTACAAGTTGATTTTGCTTATATTATGTGTTTGGCCCGTGATCAAGATGGCAGAAACCCTTTACATCTTGCTGCCGTGTATGGCAGATTGGAAGTCTTGCAAGAGCTACTTTATGCAGGATCTCAAGTTAATTCTGCTCATTCTATGTGTTTGGCCCGTGATCGAGATGGCAGAAACCCTTTGCATCTTGCTGCCATGTATGACAGATTGGAAGTCTTGCAAGCGCTACTTGATGCAGGATCTCAAGCTAATTCTGCTCATCCTATGTGTTTGGCTCGTGATCGAGATGGCAGAAACCCTTTACATCTTGCTGCCATGTATGGAAGAGTGGCAGTCTTGCAAGTGCTAATTCGCGTCGGATTTCAAGCAGCTCTGGAGAAGACAGATGGCGGAGGAACCATTTTGCACCTCTGCATCATATATAATCAGCTGGAAGCATTGAAGATGCTGGTCGACATATTAAAACATCCAGAGTTTGAGAATACAAAAAATGAGGATGGCATGACCATATTGCACCTGGCCATGTACTATAAGCAACATGAg ACTGTGAAGTACATATTGCAGAAGAGCGGAGTTGACAATGTCAAGTCTGAATTGGCACGTCTTGGACATACGACTGGGGCCAAGACAAGCAACTTTTCGACTGGATTACAGCATTTAATAACCGAGAGTCGTAGTTGGATACAGGTGGCATGCTCAATTATTGCAACAATGGCTTTTCAGGCTGCAATGAGCCCTCCGGGAGGCGTTTGGCAAGACGATCTAACAGTAGATTCACATGGTACCCCGGTGCCAAATCCACACAGAGCAGGAGAAGCCATAATGGCATATACTCATCCCCGAAGATATGAACTTTTCGTTTTCACAAGCCAAATATCCTTTTGGGCAGCTCTGTCGACAATCATCATCACCATCTGTGATTTTACAGGAAGTTTAGCTCGGCTTCTGCTGTCGCTTTTGCTCTACATAGCAATTGTCACACTAACGACAACTCATTATATATCCATCATTTCGGTATACCCTAAATGCCTCACACAAAAGAGAAGTCAGCGCACAGCTCTGGCTGGATTGGTGCTGCTGTATGGTAGTGTTTGCCTTCTTGGTGGCATGCTGGTTATCGCAGTTGTTTGGAGGAAGCTCAAGAGGAAAGATCCTGTACAGCTTAATCATCTAGGAGAACCTCGGGATTCAGCTGCTGCTCATGTGTAG